One genomic region from Torulaspora delbrueckii CBS 1146 chromosome 4, complete genome encodes:
- the LNP1 gene encoding Lnp1p (similar to Saccharomyces cerevisiae YHR192W; ancestral locus Anc_4.357): MFSAIRGWGSGSKRTLVQRYTDELSQITAQIHELDRKLKKRQVTMDNLQSHLTYYGSGITASVFAYLYWKCEGSWLMPSMGVIGCIVLLTVIKYGAYRVDQWVRDRQSIKLGKLRALHQKKLERLKEETNYHATNSIIQRFSQGEDQSEDAMVLMDEELKNKYKELHNLKDELAHFRQDDRLKDKHERDKWFDKVINAVAGGDTVNGMFLPVVCPKCKGQTGLYHLGNRSFKYVCPLCGWTIDNTQQESKQHEDTKKEDSSM; encoded by the coding sequence ATGTTCAGTGCCATTCGAGGATGGGGCTCTGGTAGTAAGAGGACTTTGGTTCAGCGATACACAGATGAATTATCTCAGATTACCGCTCAGATACATGAGCTGGATCgcaagttgaagaaaagacaAGTGACTATGGATAACTTGCAATCGCACCTAACATACTATGGAAGTGGGATAACAGCGTCTGTATTTGCTTATTTGTACTGGAAGTGCGAGGGAAGTTGGCTGATGCCCTCAATGGGCGTTATTGGCTGTATTGTGCTTCTGACAGTGATAAAATATGGTGCTTACAGGGTGGATCAGTGGGTTAGAGACCGTCAGTCAATCAAACTCGGGAAATTGAGGGCTCtacatcaaaagaagctggaGAGACTGAAGGAAGAGACCAATTACCATGCCACAAATTCGATTATTCAGCGGTTTTCACAAGGTGAAGATCAATCAGAGGATGCTATGGTGCTAATGGATGAAGAGTTAAAAAACAAGTACAAGGAGCTGCATAATTTAAAGGACGAATTGGCCCATTTCAGGCAGGACGATCGGTTGAAGGACAAGCATGAGAGAGATAAGTGGTTTGACAAAGTGATAAATGCAGTAGCGGGAGGTGATACAGTCAATGGAATGTTCTTACCAGTCGTGTGCCCAAAATGCAAAGGTCAAACGGGGCTGTACCACTTGGGGAACCGATCATTTAAATACGTATGTCCACTCTGTGGTTGGACCATCGACAACACCCAACAGGAATCGAAACAGCATGAAgataccaagaaagaggatTCATCGATGTAG
- the EGD2 gene encoding Egd2p (similar to Saccharomyces cerevisiae EGD2 (YHR193C); ancestral locus Anc_4.358) → MSFLPEQSNVSMLSKNEQKAKELISKLGLKPLPGISRVTFRKKDNQIIAIDHPEVYRTAGGNYVVFGEPKVDNFTQKLAAAQQQAQTTDVAPAAGDVSNSPDAIQADMQAAAESSAPASKIEDTEDLDAGDLAADDIDLVVEQANVSKGQAIKALKEHNGDIVNAIMSLSK, encoded by the coding sequence CTAACGTTTCTATGTTGAGCAAAAACGAGCAGAAGGCCAAGGAATTGATCAGTAAACTTGGTTTGAAGCCTCTGCCAGGTATTTCCAGAGTCACCTTcagaaagaaagacaaCCAGATCATTGCAATTGACCACCCTGAAGTTTACAGAACTGCTGGTGGTAACTATGTTGTCTTCGGTGAACCAAAAGTCGACAACTTCACTCAAAAGCTAGCTGCTGCTCAACAACAGGCTCAAACCACTGATGTTGCGCCAGCTGCTGGTGATGTAAGCAACTCTCCAGATGCCATTCAAGCTGACATGCAAGCTGCTGCCGAATCTAGCGCTCCAGCCTCCAAGATCGAAGACACTGAGGATTTGGATGCTGGTGACCTTGCAGCTGATGATATCGATTTGGTTGTCGAACAAGCTAACGTCTCCAAGGGTCAAGCCATtaaggctttgaaggaacaCAATGGTGACATTGTCAATGCTATCATGTCCTTGTCCAAATAA